GCTGCGAAAGCTGCTATCAATGATGTGATGGAGGGCAAGTAGCATGATCGATATTCATTCGCACATCGTTTTTGATGTGGACGATGGTCCAAAGTCGATAGAGGAAAGTAAAAAACTTCTTAGAGAGGCCTACAGTCAAGGAGTGAGGACAATCGTTTCCACTTCGCATAGACGAAAAGGGATGTTCGAAACTCCTGAAGAAAAAATCGCGACTAACTTTCTAAAGGTGCGAGAAATGGCTAAGGAAGTTGCGGATAACTTAATCATTGCCTATGGGGCAGAAATCTACTATACGCCAGATGTTGTTGAGAAGTTAGAAAAGAAATTAATCCCGACCCTCAACGATAGTCGCTATGCTTTGATTGAGTTTAGTATGAATACACCCTATCGGGATATGCATAAGGGGCTGAGTAATATTCTAATGTTAGGCATTACACCCATCATTGCCCACATTGAACGTTACGATGCTTTAGAAAACAATGAGCAGCGCGTGCGAGAGCTGATTGATATGGGATGTTATACTCAAGTCAATAGTTCTCATGTCTTGAAACCTAAACT
This window of the Streptococcus sp. D7B5 genome carries:
- the cps4B gene encoding capsular polysaccharide biosynthesis protein Cps4B: MIDIHSHIVFDVDDGPKSIEESKKLLREAYSQGVRTIVSTSHRRKGMFETPEEKIATNFLKVREMAKEVADNLIIAYGAEIYYTPDVVEKLEKKLIPTLNDSRYALIEFSMNTPYRDMHKGLSNILMLGITPIIAHIERYDALENNEQRVRELIDMGCYTQVNSSHVLKPKLFGETYKFMKKRAQYFLERDLVHVIASDMHNLDHRPPHMEEAYDIIAKKYSEDKAKELFKDNPRKIIMDQLI